A genomic stretch from Photobacterium atrarenae includes:
- a CDS encoding NfeD family protein: MMEFITEHLPQALMVLGVLALITEVAVLGMSTFILLFLGLSLLATGILMNVAILDSSLTTALWSNTLLTAALAFILWKPLKRMQESKGAKDIQSDFAELTFILESDVDDRGLTQYAYSGINWKLKSRQPLAAGTQVKVVKKEVGVMWVEALGA; this comes from the coding sequence ATGATGGAATTCATAACCGAACATTTGCCCCAAGCACTCATGGTTCTCGGCGTTCTCGCGCTGATCACTGAGGTGGCCGTGCTGGGGATGTCGACCTTCATCTTACTTTTCCTGGGGCTTTCATTGTTAGCTACCGGGATCCTGATGAACGTTGCGATCCTCGACAGCTCACTGACCACGGCGCTCTGGAGCAATACCCTGCTCACCGCCGCCCTAGCATTCATCTTGTGGAAACCGCTCAAGCGGATGCAGGAAAGCAAAGGGGCGAAAGATATTCAGTCAGACTTTGCGGAGTTAACCTTCATCCTTGAAAGTGATGTGGATGATCGCGGACTAACTCAGTACGCCTACTCCGGGATCAACTGGAAACTCAAGAGTCGGCAGCCGCTTGCGGCCGGCACCCAGGTCAAAGTCGTCAAAAAAGAAGTCGGCGTAATGTGGGTTGAGGCGCTGGGGGCTTAG